The window CGGTTGCAGGATCCATTTCTAGGAGGAATTATTATCGGTTTCTTCAACCGGGCAAAGGAATTGAAGGTCCGCTTCCTTCTTGATGAAGATAGCCTCTTAAAAAAACTCCCGAAACACTTAGAAAAAAACCATTTCGTTTCAATCATTGGAAACTTAGTTACAAATGCTTTCGAAGCGACCGACTCTTTTCCGGAAGAAAAACGAATGGTCCGCATCTTCATTCTGGATAACGGGGAAGAGATCTTAATTGAAGTTGAAGATTCTGGACATGGGATAGCTGATGAAGTGCTGGATGTACTCTTTCAAGAAAAGGTATCGACAAAAAATCAAGGTCACCGTGGATACGGACTTATGAAAGTAGCAGAGAATGTAAAAAATCTCAGTGGTTCTATCACACTCGAAAAAGGCGATTTAGGCGGTGCATTGTTTATCATTTCCATACCGAAAGGAGGGTTTTCAGATGACAAATCTCATTGAAATCTTAATAGTTGAAGATGACTTGCGAATTGCCGACATCCATCAGCGATTCATCGAGAAAATAGAGGGCTTTACAGTCGTAGGTTCCGCGCATACCGGTGATGAAGCAAAAGATTGGATTTCAGCATTATTGCCAGACCTCGTTTTGCTCGATGTCTATTTGCCCGATGTACTCGGTACAGAGCTAATGGATTTCATCCACAAAAACAGCCCTGAAACAGATATTATTTTCATCACCGCCGCGGCGGAAATTGAAGTTGTAAAAAAGGCGTTTCGCCACGGAGTCATCGACTACATCCTAAAACCGCTCACATTCGATCGATTTAAGGAAAGCCTCCTTTCTTATAAAGTTAAAAGGGAAACACTTTCAGGTGAAGGACTCATACAGGAAGATTCCATCAAATCTCTTTGGAATAAAACGCTACCCGCTTCATCAAACCCTGATTACATTCCACCAAAAGGGATTGACCCCATGACGAAAGAGAAAGTAGTCAGCCACATTAAAAATATAGAAGGCGGAATTACTGCAGAAACACTTGGATTGGAAATCGGCGTGAGCCGTTCGACCGCAAGACGTTATCTAGAATACCTCGTCTCAGAAAAACGTGCATTTACAGAACTTCTATACGGCTCAGTCGGGCGTCCTGAAAGAAGATACTTCATAAAAAAACGCTGAACAGTATGAACAAAATGATGTTTACTCTCATTATCAAACTTATAAACGATAACTTTTAATTGAATAAATATTCTGATAGATTGATGACAGCGAATGAAAACGCTGTCATCATTTTTAATTATAAGGGGGATTATATGAAGATGTGGAAGAAACTTACGACGGTTGCCCTAGCAAGTATGCTGGCACTCAGCCTCGCAGCATGTTCTGCGGATGAATCAGAAGGAAAAGTGGAAGGAGCTACCTCGAAATATCCGGAGAGTAACATAACAATTGTCGCTCCATCCGGCGCAGGCGGTGGATGGGATTTAACTGCCAGAGCGATTGCAAAAACGATGAGTGAAACAAATCTAATCGATAAGTCAATCGTAGTTGAAAACAAACCTGGTGGCGGTGGTGCTGTTTACATGGCAGAATTTGCAACAAAAGAACTAAAAAATGATCATGTCCTTCTTGTAAAATCTCCGCCAATCTTAATCAACAATAACAAAGCGGAAGGAAACAGTGCTTACGGCTATAAAGACACAACACCTTTGGCGCAATTAACACGTGACTACGGAGCAATTGTCGTCAAGGCGGATTCGAAGTTCAATTCATTGAAAGATGTACTAGAAGCAATTAAGAAAGACGCGAAATCGGTGACGCTTGCCGGCGGATCGGCTCCCGGATCGATGGACCATCTTGTCGGTGTCTTGCCCGCATTTGAATATGGAATTGATCCAAAAACAGTAAAGTATGTATCGTATGATGGCGGCGGAGAGGCAGTTGCAGCATTGCTCGGTGGAAATGCAGACGTTATCGCTACGGATGCCTCCACTATTGGAGCATATCTGAAGTCCGGTGATGTCCGTGTCCTCGCTGTCAGTTCTTCAGAACGGCTTGGCGGTGAATTGACAGAAGTCCCTACATTTAAAGAAGAAGGGATTGACGCCGAATTCACCATTTGGCGCGGCATCTTCGGTCCAAAAGAAATGTCGGAAACGGCTTATGACTATTGGTCCGAGAAGCTAGAGAAAATGGTGGAATCAGATGAGTGGAACGCGGAACTGGAGAAAAACGGGTGGGAAAGCGAATACCGTAATGCTGACGACTTCACTACCTACTTGGAAGAACAAGACAAAGTGATTGTGGAATTGTTAACAGCACTCGGAATGCAAAAATAACATTATTCGGGCGGCTTCAGCAGCCGCCTTTTCTTTTAGGGAGGTGTCGAAGACTATGAGTAAAACGTTCGATCGATACAGCAGTATCGCCTTTTTACTGATTGGTCTTTTATTTGTAATCGAAAGTCAAAAAATTTCAGACAGTGCCTATGGTTCATCAGTTGGACCGAAAATTTTTCCAATGTGGCTTGGCATTATTTTAATTCTATTAAGCTTGCGACTTCTATACGAAACGTTTAAATACAAGACTAAAACAACTTCTGGACTGAAGCTTCAATATAAGAAATTCATTATTATCGTTATCAGCGCAGTTTTGTATGCATTTCTATTGGAAAAGGTCGGATATGTCATCTCGACGTTCCTTTTTTTACTCATTGCTTTCCAAACGATGGAGCGTGGTCGATTACTGCCTTCCACCATTATTGCAGCTGCATTTTCATTTGGAATTTACTATTTGTTCGCGAAACTTCTTGGTGGGTCATTGCCAGGGTTTCCTGTATTTTAGCGCGAAAGGAGTTAAGCTATGAGCACTTTACAGTTTTTAGCCGACGGATTCAGCGTCGCTTTTCAATGGCATAATCTATTATTCGCTTTTATCGGGGTCATCATCGGGACAGCGGTCGGCGTGTTACCCGGCATCGGTCCAATGAGTGGTGTCGCCCTTCTCATCCCCGTTACGGCAACGATCACTTCAGGAATGCCAACTGATGCCGCGGCCGCCAGTTCAATCATTTTACTGGCCGGTGTCTATTATGGAGCAATGTATGGGGGTTCCACAACATCGATATTATTGAATACCCCTGGCGAATCTTCGTCAGTCGTCACAACACTCGACGGCTACCAGATGGCCCGGCAAGGCCGTGCCGGTGCAGCTCTGGCCATTTCTGCAATTGGTTCATTTTGCGCCGGAATCATATCGCTGATCGGCCTTGTGCTACTAGCTCAGCCGCTTTCGAATGTCGCAATCAAGTTTGGCCCAGCGGAATATTTTTCTTTAATGCTGTTGGGTTTAGCCGCAGTAAGCGGACTCGCCGGAAAGTCGATGACGAAAGCATTAATGATGACTGTTTTCGGACTTATGCTTGGAACAATCGGCATTGACGCAGTTTCAGGAATTGCCCGCTTTACATACAACCAACCTATTCTTTTTTCCGGATTGGAATTTTTAACAATTGCTGTTGGATTGTTTGCACTTGGTGAAGTATTCAAGACGGTATTGGAACGCGATGAAGAAGACGGGGCCATTGCAAAGATCAATCGCATCCTCCCGACAAAACAAGATATGAAAGACAGCGCAGTTCCTATTGTACGTGGTTCCCTACTAGGATTTTTCATCGGGGTACTTCCAGGCGCCGGGGCAACACTCGCATCTTTCTTCTCCTATATAACGGAGAAAAAGTTCAGTAAAAACCCCGAAAGCTTCGGAAAAGGGAACATTGCCGGAGTAGCGGGTCCTGAATCTGCAAATAATGCTGCTTCTGGGGGCGCAATGATTCCTTTACTTACATTAGGAATCCCGGGTTCCGGTACAACCGCTATATTAATGGGCGCGCTTATCATGTATAACATTCAGCCAGGCCCTTTACTCTTTGACGAGCATCCGGATATCGCATGGGGGCTCATTGCGAGTATGTTTATCGGCAACTTGATGTTACTAGTATTGAATATGCCACTCGTTCGTGTGTTTGCCAAGGTCATTCAAACGCCTAAGAAATACTTATTGCCGATTATTATTGCCATTTCATTTTTCGGAGTTTACGCAGTCCAATATACGACATTTGATTTATACTTGCTACTTGGTTGTGGTTTGGCGGGTTATTTACTATCAAAAAATGATTATCCGGTAGCTCCATTAGTCTTGGCACTCGTATTAGGTCCAATGATTGAGAATAATATGCGGAGGGCACTAACTATTTCAAATGGTGATTTTAGTATCTTTTTCACAAAGCCATTATCACTCGTTTTCATCATAGTGGCTGCGGCATGGCTTCTGATTCCAATGTTATTGAAACTCAAAGGCCGCTCAGTCGTTGTAGAAGATGAAAGCTGATAGTGAGCGTTCAATTTCAAAAGCGGATTGCCTTCGATTCAAGGTGATCCGCTTTTGAAGTTATAAGGAGGTGCGATGCTTTTTCGATAAACTAAACAACGTTTTACCGTTACTAGATAACGCTCGCCCCTGCATCCTCTCACATAAAGAAAGCGTTGCCGCAACAACGCTTTCTTTCCTCATCCACCTATATAACTCATACCAATCTTCTTGCGGTTTTTCGCTGTCTGTTCAGTTCGTTCATCCGAATAACGATCACCGCGGCCCCGCCACACGCCTGTAATTACGTCAAGTAATTCTGCATCTGTCATTCCGCTACGGATTAGCTCCCGCAGATCGAACCCTTCTGTCGCGAACAAACATGTGTACAATTTACCATCCGATGACAATCTGGACCTTGTGCACGTCGAGCAAAAAGACTCCGAAACAGAAGTGATGAAACCGACTTGCGCCCCATTATCCACATAGCGATATCTCTTCGCAACTTCGCCATAATACTCCTCTTCTGCTGGTTCAATCGTATGGACGGAAGAAATCATATTGTAAATTTCTTTTTTCGTGACAACTTTTTCAAAGCTCCATCCGTTATCATTACCGACATCCATAAATTCAATGAAACGCAGTGTGATATCGCGTTCTTTGAAATAAGCGGCCATTGGAAGTATTTCTCCCTCATTGACGCCTTTTTGAACAACCATATTTACTTTTATTTCAAATCCTATTTTTTGCGCGTGGTCGATATTGGAAAGTATCAATTCCGGTTTTATCCCCCGCCCGTTCAGTTTCCCAAAAATAACAGGATCCAGTGCATCAAGGCTCATGTTCAATCGGCGGAGACCCGCATCATAAAGCGGTTGTGCATATTGTTTGAGTAACACACCATTTGTCGTCAAACCGATATCTTCAATGCCCTCAATCTTCATCAGTTTTTCAATCAACTTCGGCAGATCGCGACGCATAAGCGGTTCACCGCCCGTCAAACGAAGTTTTTTCACACCAAGTAGTGCAAATAACTTGGCAAACCGCTCAATTTCTTCAAAGGATAGAAGTTCATTTTTTGGTAGAAATACGTAATCATCACCAAAAACTTCTTTCGGCATGCAATAGGCACATCTAAAATTACATCGATCCGTCACTGATATCCGAAGATCCCGAATCGGTCGTCCAAGCTTATCTAGGATTGCTTCCAAAACTTCATCCCCTTTCCAGGGCTTCAAGTGTATTCACATTCATGAACACCCTTTTTTCATCATCAGTCAAAGTGCTTCCATTAATCCATACTGTATTAGTAATAGAGAGTATGTTCATCACACTTAGCTGACTATTTTCTACCGCTTTTTTCACAGCAATTTTCAATTTTTCATCCCAAATGGACACAAGCGGATGATACCGCCCATACGAAACAACCGCGGTAATACCTCTTTCGTGGTGTTTCATCAACCTCGACATGACCGATCCATCTACATATGGCATATCGCACGGCAATACTACATAGCGGTCCGCTTCCACGGATTCCATCACAGACAGGATCCCTGCAAGCGGACCGAGTCCTGCATATGCCACTAAATCGGTCATAATATGCACATGGCTAGGAAAACGCTCCATATGTTCCGGCCGTGTCACAACAACAATTTCGTCACAGCATATAGCCAAAGCATCCATTGCCCATTCATAAAAGTACTGATTTCCACGTTTAGCGAACGCTTTCGGCGAACCGAACCGCCGTGATAATCCGCCCGCTAAAACAATGCCCACCGTCTTTGTCATCCGCCGCTCACCGGTGGAATAAATGCACAGACATCACCCGATTGGATGAAATCTTCCTTTAAGGCATATTCTTCATTTACCGCGACATGCACGGTATCTTTTCCAAAACCCGGATACGTCATTTCCGCCCAATCCAGCAGTTCACGGACAGTCATTGATTCACGTTCAATTGTTTCTTCCGGCTTACCCGTCAATTCACGCAGCCTTGCAAAATAGCTTACTTTAATCACTTCTGCTCAATCCCCTTTTCAGGATACTTTTTCTGACCGCCAATCCACTCTTCGCCATCTTCCCATATTTCTTTTTTCCAGATGGGCACGATTTCTTTGATGCGTTCAATTGCATATTCGTTCGCCTCATAGGCCGCTTTACGATGCGGTGAGGAAACTGCAATGATTACCGCAATATCTGAAATATGCATCTCTCCGATTCGATGGGCAATCGCCACTTTTACGCCCGGCCATTTCGCTTCCATTTCCGCCCCGATTTGTACCAGTTTCTTTTCCGCCATCGGAACATATGCCTCATAAGACAAATACAATGTACGAATCCCATGCGTCCATTCCCGTACATGGCCTGTAAATACAGTGACGGCGCCCGCACCTGCATGGAGGACATAATCCGTATACTTTTGCGATTCAATTGGTGTTTCAACAATTTCAAACGGTTTCATTGCCATCCTCCTTTTCAATCCAGTCAAGTAGCCATCCATCCAATTGCTCAACGTCTAGCCTAGATGTAATATGCGAAATCCCAATTGCGCTTTCCGTGTACCCGACGATGAGCTGAATGCTATCCAATTTACACAGTGATACCCAATCTTCGTTATTCCTCAGAAGGACCACTTTCTCTCCTTGTTCTTTCTTATACCCTTCAACGAGTAGAATATCCGGTTTGCTGATCGTAGCTAATTCTTTCATTCCGACGAATTCTGTCTCTTCATTCAACAGTAATTGTACCGCACCGCCGCCTGCAACAATCGAAACGTCCGCACCACTTTCGAAAAACTGCATCGTATCTGTCGCGGAATCGGGCATAGCAGGTTGCCCCCCGTGTCCATGATGTTTCAATACGGCGACCGAAAAACCTTTGTCTTTCAGTAAACGAACCCATCTCGCAATAAGTGTTGTCTTCCCGCTATTTTTATAGCCGACTATATGAAGCGTCTTCATAGTACCCACTCACCGATGCCTTGCTCAGCTCCGAGCAATAGAATATCGACATCTGCTCCAGTCCTGTACCCGCGCGTTCCACTTGGCAAGACAATCAGGCAATTCCCCCGTGCAATCGATGAAACCGCATTTGATTTATTAAAGCCCGCAGGCACTGCAACGATACCCGCAGGCGTTGTTTCCCAAAATGCACGAATGAAGCGCGTGAAAGGATTCGGCTTTGCGAAGTCTTCGCCGAGTTTCACTGTCATACGCGGCATATAGGGTGTGATAGCCCCCTGCATGCCAAGAATCGCAGGTCTCGTCAACAATTCAAAACCCGTAAAACAGGCGGAAGGATTTCCCGATAGACCGAACAAAAGTTTATTACCAAGCACAGCGACCGTCGTCACGCTTCCCGGACGCATCGCAACTTTGTTAAATAAAGCCTTAGCACCGAGCCGCTCGTAAATAGCAGGCAAATAATCATAATCTCCGACGGAAACACCGCCTGTCGTAATCAGTAAATCCGTTTCAGCAAGCGCTTTTTCAACTACTTCCGTGCACGTATCGAGATCATCCACCTGCATACCATATGATGTGTAGCCAATTCCCATTCGTGTTAGTTGCGCTGCAATCATCGGCCCATTTGAATTTCGGATCTTTCCAGGCGCAAGTTCTTCGGACACGTCAAGCAATTCCGTCCCTGTCGAAAGAATACCAGCGATAGGACGCTTGGCTACGTTAACTTTTGCATAACCGAATGTCGCAAGGAGCGCAATTGTACCTGGATGGATAAATGCCCCAGCCTCAATTAAACGTTCACCTTCTTTTGCATCTTCACCTTTAAAAGATATATTTTCGCCTTGGCTAAATGGTTTTCGCAACGTGAAACTGTCTTTTCCTTCGGTCGTCTGCTCTAGCATGACAACCGCGTCGGCATTATCTGGAATCGGGGCACCTGTCATAATCCGGTATGCTTCCCTAGAACCAATGCCGCGGTCCGCTACATGTCCTGCACCTATTTCACCAATTACAGTGAACGGTATACGGTTATCCCCCGAGGCGCCTACTGTATCTTCTGCACGGACCGCAAATCCATCATAAGGTGACCTGTCGAATGAAGGCACATCATGTTTTGCAATAATCGGTTCGGCAAGAATTCTGCCATATGTATGTTCAAGTGCAATCGCTTCTGTACCCATCATATGGACGTTTTCCATAACAAGACGGACAGCTTCCGACACCTGAATAGGCTTTCTCATTTCTACCATAAGGATCCTCCTCTTTTATCTGCTATACTGAAAACATTATGTATGATATGAAAGGAATGACTCCATTGTCAGAGCTCACACATTTCAACGAACAAGGCCGTGCGAAAATGGTCGACGTTTCCGACAAGGCAGAAACAGTCCGGACAGCAATCGCAAAATCTTCCATCGTCGTTAACGAATTAATTCATTCACAAATTACGGAAGGTACAAATAAAAAAGGGGATGTATTTGCAGTCGCCCAAGTCGCTGCTATCATGGCGGCAAAAAGTACCTCCTCCATCATTCCCATGTGCCACCCGATTCCACTGACAGGCGTCAATATCCGTTTCGAATGGAATATCGACGAATCAGCTGGTTATTATGAAGTGCTAATCGAAGCCGAAGTGAAAACAAAAGGCGTGACGGGTGTTGAAATGGAAGCACTCACTGCCGCCTCAGCTGCTGCGCTGACAATTTACGACATGTGCAAAGCGGCTGGAAAAGAAATGGTCATAGGGCCGACAATGCTTCTGCAAAAGACCGGCGGAAAAAATGGGGATTACAATCGACAAGCTTAAAATGACTGTCTGACCAGCATTTGCTGGTCTTCTTTATACATTAATCAGTCGTCCAGATGCTTCGTCAGCTCATGGACGATATGGTGAACCTCAGGCAAGATCAGCCTATCCATCGCAAGTTCAACTGCTTTCACAGATCCGGGAAGTGCAAAATACGCCTTCTCTTTAATTACACCCGCCGCCGCTCTGCTTAATAATGCCTTCGTTCCAACATCCTCTGTATAGCTCAGATACCTGAACAATTCTCCAAAGCCATCTATCCTTTTCGTGAAATAAGGCGATACAGTTTCAATTGTGACATCACGGAAACCAATGCCCGTCCCACCTGTTGATATGATTGCATTAACGTTCGGATTTCGCAGCCATTCTTCTACGATTGATTCGATTTCCATCTTGTCATCTTGACAGATCCATGATTCAAAGACATGATGACCCGCCGATTCAAGCTTTTGCCGAATTGTCCAGCCACTTTTGTCATTCGACACATTTCGCGTATCACTCGTCGTCAAAACACAAAAAATAAGTTTTCTCTCTTTATCCGAGTCGTTCAAGTGTGACAAGTATATCCCTCCAGTTTACCCAAAAAATTGATGGTACAATTTACGGCCTATTTTCATATCCTTAAGTCCATGGATTAATAAACGGCCATTTCCAAATAAAATAAAGCGATACCGCTCCGTATTGAATTCCACGAAAAACGGGGTCACTTTATAAGGCACCCCCAACCTTTTAGCGACTGTTTCGCCATCTGTAATCGTCAATGAGCGGCTTGCATCCGGAATAATCTGTATCGTATCTCGTCCGCATAGCACCGCATATATAGTTCCTTCTGCACGGTGTAGTGCAGGATATGTGGGCGAATTTCCACATGTCTCACATACTTCGTTCCGCAGACGAGAAATCCCTGCTTCTACATGTGTATTGTTCCAAACATCGAAATGGAACAGCTTCGTGCGCATCGCATCCTTATTCCCTGTTAGCCACTTCAGCGCTTCCGCACTTTGATGCGCAGCCGTAATTTGAACGGCAGGTGCAATAATTCCTGTTGTATCGCAAGTTTCATTAACCGAAGGTAAAACCGGCAACAAACAGCGGAAACAAGCTGACTCACCTGGTACAAATGGAAAAATCGAACCCGAACTGCCTACACATGCCCCGTAAATCCATGGAATATTCTTTTTCCATGCAAGATCATTTATCAACAGGCGCGTTTCGAAGTTATCTGTCGCATCCATGATTAAATCAGTATCATCAGTGATCTGCTCCATTATCGAGCCGTCTACATGGTCAAGGATAGTAACAATTTCAACGTCTTGCCGGATTGTCTTCAAACGAGCGGCGGCTGCAATTACTTTAGGGTTCCCGTCCTGCGCATCTTGTTCAGTGAAAAGCTGTTGTCTTTGCAAATTAGAAGGCTCGACATAATCCCGATCTGCAATCGTCAGTTTTCTTACCCCTGCCCGAACAAGCGTCTCTGAAACGGATGAGCCTAATGCGCCACACCCAATAATGACAACATGGGCCGAACTTAACTTATCTTGTCCCGCCTGTCCTACAGGTTTAAATAATGTTTGCCTCGAATACCGGTTTTTCAACAGCCTTCTCTCCCCCTCTAAATTGAAGCAAGGGCTACCGGTCTGTTCGACCGGATGCCCTCTCAGCCTCTCGGCGTTATATCACTGAATGTTCCGACGTAACGGGTTATATCTCCGGAATCATCTTTCACTGCACTGATTGACAGCAGTTCAAGGTATTCCTCACCGTTTTTGCGTTTATTCCATACTTCGCCTTGCCATAAGCCCTCTTGACCAATTTGACTCCACATTGACGTATAAAACTCTTTCGAGTGTCTTCCGGAACTATACATATTCGGATTGCTGCCCACTACTTCTTCTTCCGTATAGCCAGTCAGTTTGGTAAACGCGGGGTTCACCGATTCAATCGTTCCTGTCACGTCTGTTACAAGAATACCTTGGCCTGTCGAATTGAAAACTTCTGCAGACATGCTAAGCCGATCCATATAATAGAGCCAGATGACGAGGACCAGGCTTACGAGCGCCACTTGAGAGAACGCCATAAAACCAATTGAATAGGAACCTGTCATCGAGTGGATAACCGATAGCAGCAAAGGAGGAAAAAATCCGCCTAGACCGCCCATCATCGATACAATTCCGTTGGCAATCCCCGCCTGTTTGTTGAAATAAAACGGAACAAGTTTGAAAATGACGCCATTCCCGATTCCAGCAGCGACAGCGATTAACATACTACCCACCGTATACAACTCAATCGACGGTGAAAATGCGAGAATAATAGCGGCAAACGTAAGACCCGCAAAGACACCCATCAATAAGAACAACGGCTGGAATTTATCAGCAAGCCATCCACCGACTGGCCGCAGAAATGTCGCGACTACGATAAAACCTGCAGTCCGCATACCCGCATCCACTTTCTCCAGTTCAAAGTACGTGACCAGAAAGTTGGGAAGGAAAATTGTAAATGCAACAAACGAACCAAACGTTATGAAATAGAATAGAGAGAAGAACCACAGTTTCTCATTTTTATAAACGCCTTTGATTTGCTCGAGAATCGGTGTTTTCACTTTCACTTCGTGCTTATCACCAAATATGAAGTTCAAAGCTGCGAAGATAAGCAGTAGTACAAGATAGAATTTGACCGTCATCGACCAACCTACTTGCGTTGCGATGACTGGTGCCGCGAAGGTTGAAATTGCAGTCCCCATATTTCCCATTCCGTAAATACCATTGACGAGACCATGCTTTTTCTTTGGATAATACTTAGGAAGCGATGTTACACCAACAGAGAATACAGCCCCTCCGATTCCGAGGAATGTACCTCCAATAATCAGATCTGCGAACGTCGACGCAGAACTTATGTAAAACACAGGAAACAAGAGTAATATGAAACTCGCAAAAAAAATTATTCTTGCACCAAAGATATTTGCATAATAGCCGAGCGGTATTCTAAGGATGGACCCTAGTACAACCGGAACAGCTGTTACAATAGCAAGTTTTTCCGCCGGAATCGCAATATCCTCACGGATGAATGGTAACAGTGAAGAAATTAGCACCCATACCATGAAACCGACTACTAAATTCGCCGTTTGTAATGGCAATTGTATTTTTTTATTCATCAAAGATCAATCCAATCATTATTTATTTGAATGAATTCGACATTGATTCCCTGCTTTAATTATAGATATATTATTTTACGATAAGTAGTAGGTACTCCCCCTTTTGCCTACAAGGGTTTTCCCTATATCAAGCAATCTCTAACAAAACCTACTAAAGTATTGATGTATATAATTGCTCATAGAGTTTATCTTGCTCTTTTATGTTAAGGATATTATTAACCATTAAAAATAACACTGATTCTTCTTTTAAAAAATGAACGGTTATGACCTCAAACGCTTCTGCAGCATCTTGAACAACTTTTTTCATTTCTTCCATCGAAAAGTGGCTTACATCACCTAATGTGTGGTGGAGAAAATGACCGATATATGCATCGATTTCTTCGTGTTCTTCTTCCGTTGCATTGACGGGGCCCTGTTCCGATCCAACATACTGAGCAAGCATCGGAAAGAGAAATTCTTCTTCTTTGTCCGTATGGTTCTTTAACGGTTCAATGAATTCAACGATGAGTTTTCTAAGCGACTTCAACGCCTCATGACCTTCTTCAACCGTATAAATATCCCTCTCAAAAGCAAGGACAATCGTATGCCAGCCGCTCATTAAGTATTCCAAATAACGG of the Sporosarcina sp. FSL K6-1508 genome contains:
- a CDS encoding molybdopterin molybdotransferase MoeA — its product is MVEMRKPIQVSEAVRLVMENVHMMGTEAIALEHTYGRILAEPIIAKHDVPSFDRSPYDGFAVRAEDTVGASGDNRIPFTVIGEIGAGHVADRGIGSREAYRIMTGAPIPDNADAVVMLEQTTEGKDSFTLRKPFSQGENISFKGEDAKEGERLIEAGAFIHPGTIALLATFGYAKVNVAKRPIAGILSTGTELLDVSEELAPGKIRNSNGPMIAAQLTRMGIGYTSYGMQVDDLDTCTEVVEKALAETDLLITTGGVSVGDYDYLPAIYERLGAKALFNKVAMRPGSVTTVAVLGNKLLFGLSGNPSACFTGFELLTRPAILGMQGAITPYMPRMTVKLGEDFAKPNPFTRFIRAFWETTPAGIVAVPAGFNKSNAVSSIARGNCLIVLPSGTRGYRTGADVDILLLGAEQGIGEWVL
- the moaC gene encoding cyclic pyranopterin monophosphate synthase MoaC produces the protein MSELTHFNEQGRAKMVDVSDKAETVRTAIAKSSIVVNELIHSQITEGTNKKGDVFAVAQVAAIMAAKSTSSIIPMCHPIPLTGVNIRFEWNIDESAGYYEVLIEAEVKTKGVTGVEMEALTAASAAALTIYDMCKAAGKEMVIGPTMLLQKTGGKNGDYNRQA
- a CDS encoding MogA/MoaB family molybdenum cofactor biosynthesis protein, whose protein sequence is MSHLNDSDKERKLIFCVLTTSDTRNVSNDKSGWTIRQKLESAGHHVFESWICQDDKMEIESIVEEWLRNPNVNAIISTGGTGIGFRDVTIETVSPYFTKRIDGFGELFRYLSYTEDVGTKALLSRAAAGVIKEKAYFALPGSVKAVELAMDRLILPEVHHIVHELTKHLDD
- a CDS encoding ThiF family adenylyltransferase; amino-acid sequence: MKNRYSRQTLFKPVGQAGQDKLSSAHVVIIGCGALGSSVSETLVRAGVRKLTIADRDYVEPSNLQRQQLFTEQDAQDGNPKVIAAAARLKTIRQDVEIVTILDHVDGSIMEQITDDTDLIMDATDNFETRLLINDLAWKKNIPWIYGACVGSSGSIFPFVPGESACFRCLLPVLPSVNETCDTTGIIAPAVQITAAHQSAEALKWLTGNKDAMRTKLFHFDVWNNTHVEAGISRLRNEVCETCGNSPTYPALHRAEGTIYAVLCGRDTIQIIPDASRSLTITDGETVAKRLGVPYKVTPFFVEFNTERYRFILFGNGRLLIHGLKDMKIGRKLYHQFFG
- a CDS encoding nitrate/nitrite transporter; its protein translation is MNKKIQLPLQTANLVVGFMVWVLISSLLPFIREDIAIPAEKLAIVTAVPVVLGSILRIPLGYYANIFGARIIFFASFILLLFPVFYISSASTFADLIIGGTFLGIGGAVFSVGVTSLPKYYPKKKHGLVNGIYGMGNMGTAISTFAAPVIATQVGWSMTVKFYLVLLLIFAALNFIFGDKHEVKVKTPILEQIKGVYKNEKLWFFSLFYFITFGSFVAFTIFLPNFLVTYFELEKVDAGMRTAGFIVVATFLRPVGGWLADKFQPLFLLMGVFAGLTFAAIILAFSPSIELYTVGSMLIAVAAGIGNGVIFKLVPFYFNKQAGIANGIVSMMGGLGGFFPPLLLSVIHSMTGSYSIGFMAFSQVALVSLVLVIWLYYMDRLSMSAEVFNSTGQGILVTDVTGTIESVNPAFTKLTGYTEEEVVGSNPNMYSSGRHSKEFYTSMWSQIGQEGLWQGEVWNKRKNGEEYLELLSISAVKDDSGDITRYVGTFSDITPRG
- a CDS encoding hemerythrin domain-containing protein codes for the protein MAEAQKFKFDLPALRVLENEHRYLEYLMSGWHTIVLAFERDIYTVEEGHEALKSLRKLIVEFIEPLKNHTDKEEEFLFPMLAQYVGSEQGPVNATEEEHEEIDAYIGHFLHHTLGDVSHFSMEEMKKVVQDAAEAFEVITVHFLKEESVLFLMVNNILNIKEQDKLYEQLYTSIL